From Synchiropus splendidus isolate RoL2022-P1 chromosome 10, RoL_Sspl_1.0, whole genome shotgun sequence, the proteins below share one genomic window:
- the hat1 gene encoding histone acetyltransferase type B catalytic subunit isoform X2, giving the protein MAALNNMEKKLAEYKCDTNEAICLKLMRFPDDIEDDGTTFHPEYSHQIFGDDEVAFGYKGLQIQLYYTAGNLSTLFKVKYSSKVTEAFDCVEPDDIDGKIREIIPAGFTCNTDDFISLLDKEANFRPFGPLLHSYTVHNEEAGEVTYQIHKADLTCPGFREYHERLQTFLMWYIETASFIDADDDRWDFFLVFEKYNKDGETLYATVGYMTVYNYYVYPDKTRPRVSQMLILPPFQGEGHGAQLLEAIHRFYCGFPKVQDITAEDPSENYVKLRDFVLSKLCQGLPSFAEDKLHQGLSEDMIKESQEKLKINKKHTRRVYEILRLRATDMSDEEKAKQYRLEVKKRLFGPYRKNQRELAKMRKCLRPEELVSHMGQMDTQVQHEELEKSYQLVVEDYRRIIERLAAHA; this is encoded by the exons CTCTCAATAATATGGAGAAGAAACTGGCAGAGTACAAGTGCGACACCAATGAGGCCATCTGCCTCAAGCTGA TGCGCTTTCCAGATGATATTGAAGATGACGGAACAACCTTTCATCCAGAGTACAGCCACCAGATCTTTGGAGATGA TGAGGTGGCGTTTGGATACAAAGGTCTTCAGATACAACTGTATTACACTGCCGGGAACCTCAGCACGCTCTTCAAAGTGAAATACTCCTCAAAGGTCACTGAGGCCTTTGACTGTGTGGAG CCGGATGATATTGATGGAAAGATCCGGGAAATCATTCCTGCTGGGTTCACCTGCAACACGGACGACTTCATCTCGCTCCTGGATAAGGAGGCCAATTTCAGGCCCTTCGGCCCCCTGCTTCACTCGTACACGGTCCACAATGAGGAGGCGGGAGAAGTCACATACCAGATTCATAAG GCCGACCTCACCTGCCCGGGATTCCGAGAGTACCACGAGCGCCTGCAGACCTTCCTCATGTGGTACATAGAGACGGCGAGTTTCATCGACGCCGACGACGATCGTTGGGACTTCTTTCTCGT GTTTGAAAAGTACAATAAAGACGGGGAGACTCTCTACGCGACGGTCGGCTACATGACGGTGTATAATTACTACGTGTACCCGGACAAAACTCGACCACGAGTGAG CCAAATGTTGATCCTGCCTCCCTTCCAAGGAGAAGGTCACGGCGCTCAGCTCCTGGAGGCCATCCATCGATTCTACTGCGGCTTCCCCAAAGTTCAAGACATCACAG CTGAAGACCCCTCTGAGAACTACGTGAAGCTCCGAGACTTTGTGCTGTCCAAACTGTGTCAAGGCCTGCCGTCCTTCGCCGAGGACAAACTTCACCAAGGCCTGTCAGAAGACATGATCAAAGAGTCGCAGGAGAAACTCAAAATCaacaag AAACACACGCGGCGAGTGTATGAAATCCTGCGGCTCCGAGCTACGGACATGAGCGACGaagagaaagcaaaacaataccgtttggaggtgaagaagaggctgtTTGGACCCTACAGG AAGAACCAGCGGGAACTGGCCAAGATGAGGAAGTGTTTGCGGCCGGAGGAGCTGGTGTCCCACATGGGTCAGATGGACACACAGGTGCAGcacgaggagctggagaagagcTACCAGCTGGTGGTGGAAGACTACAGGAGGATCATTGAGAGGCTGGCGGCGCATGCCTGA
- the hat1 gene encoding histone acetyltransferase type B catalytic subunit isoform X1, which translates to MAALNNMEKKLAEYKCDTNEAICLKLMRFPDDIEDDGTTFHPEYSHQIFGDDEVAFGYKGLQIQLYYTAGNLSTLFKVKYSSKVTEAFDCVEPDDIDGKIREIIPAGFTCNTDDFISLLDKEANFRPFGPLLHSYTVHNEEAGEVTYQIHKVRRLLCANRKFVPPGESLCQCSVCVCVRVRASQADLTCPGFREYHERLQTFLMWYIETASFIDADDDRWDFFLVFEKYNKDGETLYATVGYMTVYNYYVYPDKTRPRVSQMLILPPFQGEGHGAQLLEAIHRFYCGFPKVQDITAEDPSENYVKLRDFVLSKLCQGLPSFAEDKLHQGLSEDMIKESQEKLKINKKHTRRVYEILRLRATDMSDEEKAKQYRLEVKKRLFGPYRKNQRELAKMRKCLRPEELVSHMGQMDTQVQHEELEKSYQLVVEDYRRIIERLAAHA; encoded by the exons CTCTCAATAATATGGAGAAGAAACTGGCAGAGTACAAGTGCGACACCAATGAGGCCATCTGCCTCAAGCTGA TGCGCTTTCCAGATGATATTGAAGATGACGGAACAACCTTTCATCCAGAGTACAGCCACCAGATCTTTGGAGATGA TGAGGTGGCGTTTGGATACAAAGGTCTTCAGATACAACTGTATTACACTGCCGGGAACCTCAGCACGCTCTTCAAAGTGAAATACTCCTCAAAGGTCACTGAGGCCTTTGACTGTGTGGAG CCGGATGATATTGATGGAAAGATCCGGGAAATCATTCCTGCTGGGTTCACCTGCAACACGGACGACTTCATCTCGCTCCTGGATAAGGAGGCCAATTTCAGGCCCTTCGGCCCCCTGCTTCACTCGTACACGGTCCACAATGAGGAGGCGGGAGAAGTCACATACCAGATTCATAAGGTTCGCCGTCTTTTGTGTGCTAATCGAAAGTTTGTCCCTCCTGGAGAAAGTTTGTGTcagtgttctgtgtgtgtgtgtgtgcgcgtgcgtgcgtcaCAGGCCGACCTCACCTGCCCGGGATTCCGAGAGTACCACGAGCGCCTGCAGACCTTCCTCATGTGGTACATAGAGACGGCGAGTTTCATCGACGCCGACGACGATCGTTGGGACTTCTTTCTCGT GTTTGAAAAGTACAATAAAGACGGGGAGACTCTCTACGCGACGGTCGGCTACATGACGGTGTATAATTACTACGTGTACCCGGACAAAACTCGACCACGAGTGAG CCAAATGTTGATCCTGCCTCCCTTCCAAGGAGAAGGTCACGGCGCTCAGCTCCTGGAGGCCATCCATCGATTCTACTGCGGCTTCCCCAAAGTTCAAGACATCACAG CTGAAGACCCCTCTGAGAACTACGTGAAGCTCCGAGACTTTGTGCTGTCCAAACTGTGTCAAGGCCTGCCGTCCTTCGCCGAGGACAAACTTCACCAAGGCCTGTCAGAAGACATGATCAAAGAGTCGCAGGAGAAACTCAAAATCaacaag AAACACACGCGGCGAGTGTATGAAATCCTGCGGCTCCGAGCTACGGACATGAGCGACGaagagaaagcaaaacaataccgtttggaggtgaagaagaggctgtTTGGACCCTACAGG AAGAACCAGCGGGAACTGGCCAAGATGAGGAAGTGTTTGCGGCCGGAGGAGCTGGTGTCCCACATGGGTCAGATGGACACACAGGTGCAGcacgaggagctggagaagagcTACCAGCTGGTGGTGGAAGACTACAGGAGGATCATTGAGAGGCTGGCGGCGCATGCCTGA